Genomic window (Terriglobales bacterium):
CGCCGCGTTCCAGTTCCTGCATCACCAGGCCGTACTCCACGTTAGACATCCCCGCGCAGCCATAGCCCTTCAGGCTCGCCCCGTAAAAGCCCAGGTCGCCCATGGGCTTCACCAGCTCGCGCGGAAAGCGCCCGTCACGGTTGCACTGTTCGATGATGGGGATCAGGTTCTCTTCGATGAACTTGCGCGTGGTGTCGCGCACCAGGCGTTCGTCTTCGTTCAGCAGGGAATCGAACTCGATAAAGTCCACTCCCTTGAATTTCATGGCCATGACGGTCTTCTCGCTTCGGATTTGGGCTCGATGATGGCTCGGCAGGGCGGGCGCTCGCTGCGGCGCGTCCGCTCGGTAAGACCCTTAGAAATTAACAAACGCCGCGGGAGGGTGTAAACAAACAACGGGCCGCCGGCCCTCCGGCCTGCGGCCCAACCCGATCGACAACCGGGCTCTGGGACTACTCCACCTGCATCGACGCTACTTGGATAGTGTCTCCCTCCACCGTCCCCGTCACCGACACACGAATGTCCTTCTCCTTGGCCAGGGCCGCCAACTGCTTCTTCGCTTCCTCGTTGCCCTTGGCGTCGAACTTGACCACCTTCTTGTCCGCCGTCAGCACCGCGTAGCCGCTCTTCACGCAGTCAGGCATCTGCAGGCATTCCTTGCTGTGCTTGGCGCCGAAGGCCTCGCCTTCGGAGGCATGCTCGCTGCTGCACATGATGTCCACCAGGTGTCCGTTCAGGGTCTGTTTCTTGCCGCCCGCCAGGGCCACGGTGGCCGCCACCGCCACCATCATCAGGGACAACAAAACTCGCTTCATCATTTCTCTCCTTGGGATGTTCGTCGCAGCTCCTTCAGGAGCCACTACCGTAATAGATTGCCCGCTCGCAGCAAGGTTACGGCGCGCGCCCCCGGATTACAATGGAGTCCCGATGCCCGGGCACTCCGTTCCCACGCCGGCCGCTTCCGGAAGCCGCCGCTTCACCTTGCGTCGCGCCGCCCTTGTCCTGTTTGCTCTTTGCCTGGGCTTCAGCATCTGGACGCAGGACCTGCGGGCGGTTATGCTGTTTGTGCTGGGTTTTTTGCTGTATCTGTTTATCGGTGTCGGAGAGTGGCGCGGCCAGCACGACCGCTAGGTCCTTCCCACCGACGCCTTCATTTCCAGGGAGAATTCATTCATGCGAGGCGCAAAAATCGCCAAGACGGCCGACCGTCAGAGGGTCATGGATACGGCCAAGAGCACCGACTGCCCCAAGTGCGGCAAGCCCACCCGCGTCGTCAAACGCGTCAAGGACCGCGAGCGCGGCGTTCCCGGCGGCATCTTCATTTCCTGCTCGGCCTGCGACTTCTGCGAGAAGCTGTAGGCTGCCGGCAGCCTGGTCTCAGGCTGAAACCACTGCCGAGCGCCCTTCCGCCGCTCGTTTGATTTCCGCCACTAAGGCCCGCGCGGCTTGCTCAGGGTCTGCGGCTGCCGTGATCGGCCTTCCGACTACGATGTAATCCGCCCCTGCCCGGATCGCCTCGGCGGGCGTGGCCACCCGCGCCTGGTCGCCGGCTGCGCTTCCTCCCGGCCGCACTCCGGGCGTTACTATGACCATTTCCGGGCCGAACTCCCGCCGCAGGTCGGCAATCTCGTGCGGCGAAGCTACCACGCCACCGCACCCCGCCTGCTTGGCCAGCCGGGCCAGCCGCACCACCTGGTCGGTGAGCTTGCCCGGAACCCCGATCTCGCCCAGGTCGGCCTCTCCCAGGCTGGTTAGAACCGTTACGGCCAGGACCAGGGGAGGCTTCTGAGCCCTGCTCGCCGCCTCCACCGCCGCCTCCAGCATCTTGCGCCCCCCGGAGGCGTGGACGGTCAGCATGGAAACGCCCAGATTCGCCGCCGAGAGCACGGCTCCGGCCACGGTATGGGGGATGTCGTGGAACTTCAGGTCGAGGAAGACCTTCCGGCCGGCTCCGGTCAGTTCCTTGACCAGATCCGGGCCTTCGGCCGTGAACAGCTGTTTACCGATTTTGTAGCACCCGGCCCCGGAACCGATGGCTTGGGCGAGTCTTTGCGCTTCCGCCGCCGAACCGACGTCCAGCGCCACAATCAGCCGCTCGGCGGCGCTGGCGGGCGGACGCGGACCGGCGACAGTGGGCATCGCGCCCAAGTCTATACCCGGCCCTCAGTCCAGGCCAGACAGATTGTGGACTTGTGCGAAGGTGGCGGGAGGCTCGACCACATCCAGCCGCACCCGGGCGATTCCTCGGTCACGGAAACCCAGCAACTGGGCGACGCCCAGCGAGAGGTCAATGATTCGGTTCTCGGGTACCGGGCCGCGGTCGTTGACGCGCACCACAACCCATCGCCCGTTCTTCAGGTTCGTGACCCTAACCCATGTCCCTAGAGGGAGTTGCCGGTGGGCGGCCGTGAACTGATACATGTTGAAGGGTTCACCGCTGGCCGTGGTTCGCCCGTGAAAGCGCCTACCGTACCACGAGGCTTTCCCAACCTGGTAGGGCTTGTTCTGAGCCCTTTTTTGGCGTGCTTTGGCTTGCAGGCCCGCTTGAGGCTTGGCCTTCGGGGTAGTTCGAGTCGGTTCCGCCCCTCCGGCGACCGCCAGAAGCATAGCGGCCACCAAGCCGGCTAAAACTCGTCTCATTCAACCTCCGCGGTGAGTAACGCCTAACTCGCTATACTCACTCCGCCACCCCAAGATTATCCGGTAACTATATGAA
Coding sequences:
- the pyrF gene encoding orotidine-5'-phosphate decarboxylase — its product is MPTVAGPRPPASAAERLIVALDVGSAAEAQRLAQAIGSGAGCYKIGKQLFTAEGPDLVKELTGAGRKVFLDLKFHDIPHTVAGAVLSAANLGVSMLTVHASGGRKMLEAAVEAASRAQKPPLVLAVTVLTSLGEADLGEIGVPGKLTDQVVRLARLAKQAGCGGVVASPHEIADLRREFGPEMVIVTPGVRPGGSAAGDQARVATPAEAIRAGADYIVVGRPITAAADPEQAARALVAEIKRAAEGRSAVVSA
- a CDS encoding septal ring lytic transglycosylase RlpA family protein — its product is MRRVLAGLVAAMLLAVAGGAEPTRTTPKAKPQAGLQAKARQKRAQNKPYQVGKASWYGRRFHGRTTASGEPFNMYQFTAAHRQLPLGTWVRVTNLKNGRWVVVRVNDRGPVPENRIIDLSLGVAQLLGFRDRGIARVRLDVVEPPATFAQVHNLSGLD